One region of Choristoneura fumiferana chromosome 3, NRCan_CFum_1, whole genome shotgun sequence genomic DNA includes:
- the LOC141426648 gene encoding probable RNA methyltransferase CG11342 — translation MTTEELSHLGSDPGAVKFGNFMNYYSFHSPEHRTNNLEKLMFPTPIENQPFLCLDIGCNTGELSKELYQYLNTTYPESHIQMLAIDIDPTLIQRAQESNEILDITFLTANIMSEANRKSIQEYLDLYQKKFFDVTLCFSVTMWIHLNNGDDGLLDFISYIKNISRCIIIEPQPWRCYRNAQRRLKKSGSTFSLYETLKIRSDVEFVIEKKVIEDTHIKVCDSMNGSWNRKIISFHKKNEVS, via the coding sequence atgacaacCGAAGAGCTAAGTCATTTGGGCAGTGACCCAGGTGCAGTGAAGTTTGGCAACTTTATGAACTACTACTCattccatagcccagaacacAGGACCAACAACCTTGAGAAACTCATGTTCCCTACCCCTATTGAAAATCAGCCATTCCTTTGCTTAGACATTGGATGCAACACAGGAGAGCTCTCTAAAGAACTGTACCAGTATCTAAACACAACTTACCCTGAATCTCACATACAAATGCTGGCAATCGACATAGACCCCACTCTGATCCAAAGAGCACAAGAATCCAATGAAATCTTAGATATTACATTTCTAACCGCCAATATCATGTCTGAGGCGAATCGTAAATCTATTCAAGAGTATTTAGATCTATATCAGAAGAAATTTTTTGATGTTACCTTGTGTTTTTCGGTAACAatgtggatacatttaaataatgGAGATGACGGTTTGCTGGACTTTAttagttatattaaaaatatctcTAGGTGTATCATCATTGAACCACAGCCTTGGAGATGTTACAGAAATGCTCAAAGAAGATTAAAGAAATCTGGCAGCACTTTCTCTCTTTATGAGACATTGAAAATCAGGAGTGATGTGGAatttgtaatagaaaaaaagGTCATTGAAGACACACACATTAAAGTTTGTGATTCTATGAATGGTTCTTGGAACAGGAAAATTATCAGTTTTCACAAAAAGAATGAAGTTAGCTAG
- the LOC141426219 gene encoding uncharacterized protein, whose protein sequence is MCTAFRITVVSVICVVVASGHVHGPRRSRRMEVEDYKQNEIDSGRAEESSWWPSAEFAVLQKVYDDCSSQKHLTMCLKGKALSALTRAVEQESVQLADGLSLVKQADAPAAVAEPRFFPGMSTEDKLDMALRTKFEQLMNSYTISMDLASEGRGRGKKVLPYLLLGIFTTVSVVGGIALKTLAAIAGKALIASKVALTIAGIIALKKLFSHDGAPGETTFQVHADGHHSL, encoded by the exons atgtgtACTGCTTTCCGGATAACCGTCGTGTCTGTTATTTGTGTGGTCGTCGCATCCGGCCATGTTCACGGTCCCCGCAGATCCCGCAGGATGGAAGTGGAGGATTACAAACAAAACGAAATAGACAGTGGACGAGCTGAGGAGAGCTCGTGGTGGCCTTCAGCAGAATTCGCAGTTCTGCAGAAAGTTTACGACGACTGCAGTTCACAAAAACACTTGACGATGTGCTTGAAGGGCAAAGCCCTTAGCGCTCTCACACGGGCTGTAGAACAG GAAAGCGTACAGCTCGCCGACGGGCTCTCCCTGGTGAAGCAGGCTGACGCTCCCGCCGCAGTCGCTGAGCCGCGCTTCTTCCCTGGCATGTCCACGGAAGACAAGCTCGACATGGCTCTACGCACTAAATTCGAGCAATTGATGAACTCGTACACCATCTCAATGGATTTGGCGTCGGAAGGCAGAGGCAGAG GCAAGAAAGTGCTCCCTTACCTGCTGCTGGGTATCTTCACCACTGTGAGCGTGGTGGGAGGCATCGCCCTGAAGACCCTGGCCGCGATCGCGGGCAAGGCTCTGATCGCCAGTAAGGTCGCGCTGACCATCGCCGGCATCATCGCGCTGAAGAAACTGTTCAGCCACGACGGTGCCCCTGGTGAAACCACCTTCCAGGTCCATGCTGATGGACACCATAG TCTTTAA